The following are encoded together in the Streptomyces flavofungini genome:
- a CDS encoding DNA-3-methyladenine glycosylase 2 family protein, which produces MSDQDTRYEAVRSRDARFDGEFFFAVETTGIYCRPSCPAVTPKRKNVRYYPTAAAAQSNGFRACRRCRPDAVPGSAEWNVRADVVGRAMRMIGDGVVDREGVGGLALRLGYSARQVQRQLTAELGAGPVALARAQRAHTARVLLQTTELPVTEIAFAAGFASVRQFNDTIRAVYELTPTGLRAAAPKRGGGRGTPSAGIPLRLAHRGPYQAAAVFDLLAHEALPGVEDVSGVRGARTYRRTLRLPYASGIVAVEERDARKGSDAHRCGWLEARLHLTDLRDLTTAVQRLRGLFDLDADPFAVDERLSADPRLAPLVLARPGLRSPGAADPEEFAVRAVVSREQARRLVVEHGTPLPSPCGTLTHVFPAPDALAERLPLAAALADGTVCLDAGADRDDAERQLRAVPGVDEVAAAAIRTRALGDPDVAPPGEPVPDAWRPWRSYAVRHLRTGLESAAVEGAEGAEGAEGARLLSA; this is translated from the coding sequence GTGAGCGATCAGGACACCAGGTACGAGGCCGTCCGCAGCCGCGACGCCCGTTTCGACGGCGAGTTCTTCTTCGCCGTCGAGACGACCGGCATCTACTGCCGGCCGAGCTGCCCGGCGGTCACGCCCAAGCGCAAGAACGTCCGCTACTACCCGACGGCCGCCGCCGCGCAGAGCAACGGCTTCCGAGCCTGCCGCCGCTGCCGCCCCGACGCCGTGCCCGGCTCCGCCGAGTGGAACGTCCGCGCGGACGTGGTCGGCCGGGCCATGCGGATGATCGGGGACGGCGTCGTCGACCGGGAGGGCGTCGGCGGCCTCGCCCTCCGCCTCGGCTACAGCGCCCGCCAGGTCCAGCGCCAGCTCACCGCCGAGCTCGGCGCGGGCCCGGTCGCGCTCGCCCGCGCCCAGCGCGCGCACACCGCCCGCGTGCTGCTCCAGACCACCGAACTGCCGGTCACGGAGATCGCGTTCGCCGCCGGGTTCGCGAGCGTACGGCAGTTCAACGACACCATCCGGGCCGTGTACGAGCTGACGCCCACCGGCCTGCGCGCCGCCGCGCCCAAGCGGGGCGGCGGCCGCGGCACCCCGTCCGCCGGGATCCCGCTGCGCCTCGCCCACCGCGGCCCCTACCAGGCCGCCGCCGTCTTCGACCTGCTCGCCCACGAGGCGCTGCCCGGCGTGGAGGACGTCAGCGGGGTGCGCGGCGCCCGGACGTACCGGCGCACGCTCCGGCTGCCGTACGCCTCCGGGATCGTCGCCGTCGAGGAGCGCGACGCGCGCAAGGGCTCCGACGCCCACCGCTGCGGCTGGCTCGAGGCCCGCCTCCACCTCACCGACCTGCGCGACCTGACCACCGCCGTGCAGCGCCTGCGCGGGCTCTTCGACCTGGACGCCGACCCGTTCGCCGTCGACGAGCGCCTGTCCGCCGACCCCCGCCTCGCCCCCCTCGTCCTGGCCCGCCCCGGCCTGCGCTCGCCGGGCGCGGCCGACCCGGAGGAGTTCGCGGTGCGCGCGGTCGTCAGCAGGGAACAGGCCCGGCGGCTCGTCGTCGAGCACGGCACGCCCCTGCCGTCGCCGTGCGGCACGCTCACCCACGTCTTCCCCGCGCCGGACGCCCTCGCCGAACGGCTCCCGCTCGCGGCCGCACTCGCCGACGGCACGGTGTGCCTGGACGCGGGCGCCGACCGCGACGACGCCGAGCGGCAGCTGCGCGCGGTGCCGGGTGTCGACGAGGTGGCGGCCGCGGCCATCAGGACACGGGCCCTCGGCGACCCGGACGTGGCCCCGCCGGGCGAGCCGGTGCCCGACGCGTGGCGGCCCTGGAGGTCGTACGCGGTGCGTCATCTGCGTACGGGACTGGAGAGCGCGGCCGTCGAGGGAGCTGAAGGAGCTGAAGGAGCTGAGGGAGCCCGGCTGCTCAGCGCGTAG
- the rsgA gene encoding ribosome small subunit-dependent GTPase A: MSSLAPYGWDEDWAAAFAPYAAQGLLPGRVVRVDRGSCDLVVTEEGVIRADTTYVTPHDPLKVICTGDWAAVDAPGTSDPRYVRAYLPRRTSFVRSTSSKRSEGQILAANVDHAVIAVSLAAELDLGRIERFLALGWESGAQPVVVLTKADLVPDATALSYLVEDVETIAPGVQVLPVSAADGDGVDVLAAVVSGGTSVLLGQSGAGKSTLANALAGADVMDVQAIRDVDGKGRHTTTTRNLLVLPGGGVLIDTPGLRGVGLYDAGTGVGQVFAEIEELAEGCRFQDCAHVAEPGCAVLAALEDGTLPERRLDSYRKLIRENQRIVAKTDARVRADMRREWKRRGAEGKAAMEAKRGRLR; this comes from the coding sequence GTGTCCTCCCTCGCGCCCTACGGCTGGGACGAGGACTGGGCCGCAGCCTTCGCCCCGTACGCGGCCCAAGGCCTGCTCCCCGGACGCGTCGTCCGCGTCGACCGAGGCAGCTGCGACCTCGTCGTCACCGAGGAAGGCGTCATCCGCGCCGACACCACCTACGTCACCCCGCACGACCCCCTGAAGGTCATCTGCACCGGCGACTGGGCGGCCGTCGACGCGCCCGGCACCAGCGACCCCCGCTACGTGCGGGCCTACCTGCCGCGCCGGACCTCGTTCGTGCGCTCCACCTCGTCCAAGCGGTCCGAGGGACAGATCCTCGCGGCCAACGTCGACCACGCCGTGATCGCCGTGTCCCTGGCCGCCGAGCTCGACCTCGGCCGCATCGAGCGGTTCCTCGCGCTCGGCTGGGAGTCCGGCGCCCAGCCCGTCGTCGTCCTCACCAAGGCCGACCTCGTGCCCGACGCCACCGCCCTGTCGTACCTCGTCGAGGACGTGGAGACGATCGCCCCCGGCGTGCAGGTGCTGCCCGTCAGCGCCGCCGACGGCGACGGCGTCGACGTCCTCGCCGCGGTCGTCTCCGGCGGTACGTCGGTGCTCCTCGGGCAGTCCGGCGCGGGCAAGTCGACCCTCGCCAACGCGCTCGCCGGGGCCGACGTCATGGACGTCCAGGCGATCCGCGACGTCGACGGCAAGGGGCGGCACACCACCACCACCCGCAACCTCCTCGTCCTGCCCGGCGGCGGAGTCCTCATCGACACGCCGGGGCTGCGCGGCGTCGGCCTCTACGACGCGGGGACCGGCGTCGGCCAGGTCTTCGCCGAGATCGAGGAGCTCGCCGAGGGGTGCCGCTTCCAGGACTGCGCGCACGTGGCGGAGCCCGGCTGCGCCGTGCTCGCCGCCCTTGAGGACGGCACGCTCCCTGAGCGGCGGCTGGACAGCTACCGGAAGTTGATCCGGGAGAACCAGCGCATCGTCGCCAAGACCGATGCTCGGGTTCGGGCCGACATGCGCCGTGAGTGGAAGCGGCGGGGGGCGGAGGGGAAGGCCGCCATGGAGGCCAAGCGGGGGCGCTTGCGCTGA
- a CDS encoding helix-turn-helix transcriptional regulator: protein MLAAIGLDETHEAAYRALVSVGAADVPDLARRLTLGEPETERALRRLERHGLAAQASGRAGRWVAAPPGVALGALLTQHRHELEKAELAATLLAEEYRARAAEPTVHDLVEVVTGAAAVSQRFLQLQLGASREVCALVTGRPVAVTGVENDAEEQAANRGVRYRVVIEREVLAAPTGLMEVAAAMRREERIRVADRVPTKLVVADGTLAMVPLTSRTAEPAALVVHASGLLESLTGLFEAVWRTALPLRLGEDDAVREAGAEGPDGTDLEVLSLLLAGMTDASVAKQLDLGLRTVQRRVKRLMELTGVTTRLQLGWHAYERGWVAREAAAGPIAALPAPRAPEVTGTAPGSALDASPRD, encoded by the coding sequence ATGCTGGCTGCGATAGGTCTGGACGAGACGCACGAGGCGGCGTACCGCGCGCTGGTGTCGGTGGGCGCCGCCGACGTGCCCGACCTGGCGCGCCGGCTCACGCTGGGCGAGCCGGAGACCGAGCGGGCGCTGCGCCGCCTGGAGCGGCACGGCCTGGCCGCGCAGGCCTCGGGCCGGGCGGGCCGCTGGGTGGCGGCGCCGCCCGGCGTCGCCCTCGGCGCGCTGCTCACCCAGCACCGGCACGAGCTGGAGAAGGCCGAGCTGGCGGCGACGCTGCTCGCCGAGGAGTACCGCGCGCGGGCCGCCGAGCCCACCGTCCACGACCTGGTCGAGGTGGTGACCGGCGCGGCCGCCGTCTCCCAGCGCTTCCTCCAGCTCCAGCTCGGCGCGAGCCGCGAGGTGTGCGCGCTGGTGACGGGCAGGCCGGTGGCGGTCACGGGCGTGGAGAACGACGCGGAGGAGCAGGCCGCGAACCGGGGTGTGCGCTACCGCGTGGTCATCGAGCGCGAGGTCCTCGCCGCGCCCACGGGGCTCATGGAGGTCGCGGCGGCGATGCGGCGCGAGGAGCGGATCCGGGTCGCCGACCGCGTGCCGACGAAGCTGGTGGTCGCCGACGGCACCCTCGCGATGGTGCCGCTGACGTCGCGGACGGCGGAGCCCGCCGCGCTCGTGGTGCACGCCAGCGGCCTCCTGGAGTCCCTGACGGGCCTGTTCGAGGCGGTGTGGCGGACGGCGCTCCCGCTGCGCCTCGGCGAGGACGACGCGGTGCGCGAGGCGGGCGCCGAAGGGCCGGACGGCACGGATCTGGAGGTCCTCTCGCTGCTCCTCGCCGGGATGACCGACGCCAGCGTCGCCAAACAGCTCGACCTGGGCCTGCGGACCGTGCAGCGCCGGGTCAAGCGCCTGATGGAGCTGACCGGCGTGACGACCCGGCTCCAGCTCGGCTGGCACGCGTACGAGCGCGGCTGGGTGGCCCGCGAGGCGGCCGCCGGGCCCATCGCCGCGCTCCCGGCCCCGAGGGCCCCCGAGGTCACCGGGACGGCCCCCGGATCAGCCCTCGACGCGAGCCCCCGGGACTGA
- a CDS encoding pyruvate dehydrogenase → MAKQNVAEQFVDILVRAGVKRLYGVVGDSLNPVVDAIRRTKAIDWIQVRHEETAAFAAGAEAQITGSLAACAGSCGPGNLHLINGLYDAHRSMAPVLALASHIPSSEIGLGYFQETHPDQLFRECSHYSELISSPKQMPRLLQTAIQHAVGQSGVSVVSLPGDIASEPAPDKAAETALVTARPSVRPGDTEIDKLAAMIDEADRVTLFCGSGTAGAHAEVMAFAEKIKSPVGHALRGKEWIQYDNPYDVGMSGLLGYGAAYEATHECDLLILLGTDFPYNAFLPDDVKIAQVDVRPERLGRRSRLDLAVWGDVRETLRCLTPRVSPKSNRTFLDKMLKKHADALEGVVKAYTRKVEKHIPIHPEYVASVLDDLAADDAVFTVDTGMCNVWAARYISPNGKRRIIGSFSHGSMANALPQAIGAQFTDRKRQVISMSGDGGFSMLMGDFLTLVQYDLPVKVVLFNNSSLGMVELEMLVAGLPSYGTSNHNPDFAAVARAAGAYGVRVEKPKQLAGALKDAFSHKGPALVDIVTDPNALSIPPKISSEMVTGFALSASKIVLDGGVGRMLQLARSNLRNVPRP, encoded by the coding sequence ATGGCCAAGCAGAACGTCGCCGAACAGTTCGTCGACATCCTCGTACGCGCCGGAGTCAAACGCCTCTACGGCGTCGTCGGGGACAGCCTGAACCCCGTCGTCGACGCGATCCGCCGCACCAAGGCGATCGACTGGATCCAGGTGCGGCACGAGGAGACCGCCGCGTTCGCGGCCGGCGCGGAGGCCCAGATCACCGGCTCCCTCGCCGCCTGCGCGGGCTCCTGCGGCCCCGGCAACCTGCACCTCATCAACGGCCTCTACGACGCGCACCGCTCCATGGCCCCGGTCCTGGCCCTCGCCTCCCACATCCCGTCCTCCGAGATCGGCCTCGGCTACTTCCAGGAGACCCACCCGGACCAGCTGTTCCGCGAGTGCAGTCACTACAGCGAACTGATCTCCAGCCCGAAGCAGATGCCGCGCCTGCTCCAGACCGCCATCCAGCACGCCGTCGGCCAGTCGGGCGTCAGCGTGGTGTCGCTGCCCGGCGACATCGCCTCCGAGCCCGCCCCGGACAAGGCCGCCGAGACCGCCCTCGTGACCGCACGCCCGTCCGTGCGGCCCGGCGACACCGAGATCGACAAGCTCGCCGCGATGATCGACGAGGCGGACCGGGTCACGCTGTTCTGCGGCAGCGGCACGGCGGGCGCGCACGCCGAGGTGATGGCGTTCGCCGAGAAGATCAAGTCCCCGGTGGGACACGCGCTGCGCGGCAAGGAGTGGATCCAGTACGACAACCCGTACGACGTCGGCATGAGCGGACTGCTCGGCTACGGCGCCGCGTACGAGGCCACCCACGAGTGCGACCTCCTGATCCTGCTCGGGACGGACTTCCCGTACAACGCCTTCCTGCCGGACGACGTCAAGATCGCCCAGGTCGACGTGCGGCCCGAGCGCCTCGGCCGCCGCTCCAGGCTCGACCTCGCCGTCTGGGGCGACGTCCGCGAGACGCTGCGCTGTCTCACCCCGCGCGTCTCGCCGAAGTCGAACCGCACGTTCCTCGACAAGATGCTGAAGAAGCACGCGGACGCGCTCGAAGGCGTGGTGAAGGCGTACACCCGCAAGGTCGAGAAGCACATCCCGATCCACCCCGAGTACGTCGCCTCCGTCCTCGACGACCTCGCCGCCGACGACGCCGTCTTCACCGTCGACACCGGCATGTGCAACGTCTGGGCGGCCCGCTACATCTCTCCCAACGGCAAGCGCCGCATCATCGGCTCCTTCAGCCACGGCTCCATGGCCAACGCCCTTCCGCAGGCGATCGGCGCCCAGTTCACCGACCGCAAGCGGCAGGTGATCTCCATGTCGGGCGACGGCGGGTTCTCCATGCTGATGGGCGACTTCCTCACCCTCGTCCAGTACGACCTGCCGGTGAAGGTCGTCCTCTTCAACAACTCCTCCCTCGGCATGGTGGAGTTGGAGATGCTGGTCGCCGGGCTGCCCTCGTACGGCACGAGCAATCACAATCCCGACTTCGCCGCCGTCGCGCGGGCCGCCGGAGCCTACGGCGTCCGCGTGGAGAAGCCCAAACAGCTCGCGGGCGCCCTCAAGGACGCCTTCTCGCACAAGGGCCCCGCCCTCGTCGACATCGTCACCGACCCCAACGCCCTCTCCATCCCCCCGAAGATCAGCTCGGAGATGGTGACCGGCTTCGCCCTCTCCGCCAGCAAGATCGTCCTCGACGGCGGGGTGGGCCGCATGCTCCAACTGGCCCGCTCCAACCTGCGCAACGTGCCGCGGCCCTGA
- a CDS encoding glycosyl hydrolase family 95 catalytic domain-containing protein, whose product MPRPSRRALLATGPAIGGAMLVGGLPAQAAPATEAPRAVRPAADPWRAVLDDADMVWQRMPRTWYEGPFLGNGFLGSGIYAEPGRETAAVRFNVQHSEVQDHRPEFGSLFGLARLPIGHFTLEPVGRITGLDWRLRLRVAELTGTLTTDRGTLRLRAHVHSSRAVLAVEVTASAGERGFRWVFHPAEAISPRAAFKPVPTGYEGNPPARMESHDGVSAAVQPLLAGGQHVTAWRERRRGDARTLYVHVAHSHPQATARDRAVRAVRAAARPPYDTFAAPHRAWWDAYYRKSFLSLPDARLQRFYWIQLYKTAAAARRDAPVMATCGPWLEPTPWPNTWWNLNVQLEYWLIHGANHLELDAVTRALSEFRDNLAKEVAAPYRADSLGVPRTTDTRLVNGASVTGGGYGVGIPGQDPPTPEVGNLTWALHNVWLSYRHTMDTAILRDVLFPLLRGAVNYYLHFLQPGPDGKLHLPATFSPEYGGNSRDCTYDLMLLTWGCRTLLETAELLGVDDALAPRWREVLARLVAYPTDANGYMIGADIPFAKSHRHYSHLLAVYPLYEVTGRTAAERALIEKSLAHWVGFEGALQGYTFTGAASISALLGKGEDALKYLGRLMSRFIQANTMYKESGPVIETPLSAAQSLHDMVCQSWGDVIRVFPALPAAWPDLVVHDFRTQGAFLLSAVRERGATRWVRLVSEAGAPCVVRHGIAGPVEVRDARGRPLPHEDAGGGALRITLGKGGSALITARGDRPDLRIRPVKPGADAPRWGLPAS is encoded by the coding sequence ATGCCAAGACCCTCCAGAAGAGCCCTGCTCGCCACCGGACCCGCGATCGGCGGGGCGATGCTCGTCGGCGGCCTCCCCGCACAGGCCGCGCCCGCGACAGAGGCACCGCGGGCCGTACGGCCCGCCGCCGACCCCTGGCGCGCCGTCCTCGACGACGCGGACATGGTCTGGCAGCGGATGCCGAGGACCTGGTACGAGGGCCCGTTCCTGGGCAACGGCTTCCTCGGCTCCGGGATCTACGCGGAGCCGGGCCGCGAGACGGCGGCCGTCCGGTTCAACGTGCAGCACTCCGAGGTGCAGGACCACCGCCCTGAGTTCGGCTCGCTCTTCGGGCTCGCCCGGCTGCCGATCGGCCACTTCACGCTGGAGCCCGTCGGCAGGATCACCGGACTCGACTGGCGGCTGCGGCTGCGCGTCGCCGAGCTGACGGGCACGCTCACCACCGACCGGGGCACGCTCCGCCTGCGCGCGCACGTGCACAGCTCGCGTGCGGTGCTCGCCGTGGAGGTGACGGCGAGCGCGGGCGAGCGCGGCTTCCGCTGGGTGTTCCACCCGGCGGAGGCGATCAGCCCGCGGGCCGCGTTCAAGCCGGTGCCGACCGGCTATGAGGGCAATCCGCCCGCGCGGATGGAGAGCCACGACGGGGTGTCGGCGGCCGTGCAGCCGCTGCTCGCGGGCGGCCAGCACGTCACCGCCTGGCGGGAGCGACGGCGGGGCGACGCGCGGACGTTGTACGTCCATGTCGCGCACTCGCACCCGCAGGCCACGGCCCGCGACCGGGCGGTGCGCGCGGTGCGGGCCGCCGCCCGGCCGCCGTACGACACGTTCGCCGCGCCGCACCGCGCCTGGTGGGACGCGTACTACCGCAAGAGCTTCCTGTCGCTGCCGGACGCGCGCCTGCAGCGCTTCTACTGGATCCAGCTCTACAAGACGGCGGCAGCAGCCCGTCGCGACGCCCCCGTGATGGCGACCTGCGGCCCCTGGCTGGAGCCGACGCCGTGGCCCAACACCTGGTGGAACCTGAACGTACAGCTGGAGTACTGGCTGATCCACGGCGCCAACCACCTCGAACTCGACGCCGTCACACGGGCGTTGAGCGAGTTCCGGGACAACCTCGCCAAGGAGGTCGCGGCGCCCTACCGCGCGGACTCGCTCGGCGTGCCACGCACCACCGACACCCGTCTGGTCAACGGCGCCTCGGTCACGGGCGGGGGCTACGGCGTGGGCATCCCGGGCCAGGACCCGCCGACCCCCGAGGTCGGGAACCTCACCTGGGCGCTGCACAACGTCTGGCTGAGCTACCGCCACACCATGGACACCGCGATCCTGCGCGACGTCCTCTTCCCGCTCCTTCGCGGCGCCGTGAACTACTACCTGCACTTCCTCCAGCCGGGCCCGGACGGCAAGTTGCACCTCCCGGCGACCTTCTCGCCCGAGTACGGCGGCAACAGCCGGGACTGCACCTACGACCTGATGCTCCTCACCTGGGGCTGCCGCACGCTCCTGGAGACGGCCGAACTCCTCGGCGTGGACGACGCGTTGGCGCCGCGCTGGCGCGAGGTCCTGGCGAGGCTCGTCGCGTACCCCACCGACGCGAACGGCTACATGATCGGCGCCGACATCCCCTTCGCGAAGTCGCACCGCCACTACTCCCACCTCCTCGCGGTCTATCCGCTGTACGAGGTGACGGGCCGCACGGCCGCCGAGAGGGCCCTGATCGAGAAGTCCCTCGCGCACTGGGTGGGCTTCGAAGGCGCCCTGCAGGGCTACACGTTCACGGGCGCCGCGTCGATCTCGGCGCTGCTCGGCAAGGGCGAGGACGCGCTCAAGTACCTGGGTCGGCTGATGAGCCGCTTCATCCAGGCGAACACCATGTACAAGGAGTCGGGGCCGGTCATCGAGACCCCGCTGTCGGCCGCGCAGTCACTGCACGACATGGTGTGCCAGTCCTGGGGCGACGTCATCCGCGTCTTCCCCGCGCTGCCCGCCGCGTGGCCGGACCTGGTGGTCCACGACTTCCGCACCCAGGGGGCGTTCCTGCTCAGCGCGGTCCGCGAGCGGGGCGCGACACGGTGGGTGCGCCTGGTCAGCGAGGCGGGCGCGCCGTGCGTCGTGCGGCACGGCATCGCGGGTCCGGTCGAGGTGCGGGACGCGCGGGGGCGGCCGCTGCCCCACGAGGACGCGGGCGGCGGGGCGCTGCGCATCACGCTCGGCAAGGGCGGCTCGGCACTGATCACCGCCCGGGGCGACCGCCCCGACCTGCGGATCAGACCGGTGAAACCGGGTGCGGACGCGCCGAGATGGGGGCTGCCCGCGAGCTGA
- a CDS encoding protein phosphatase 2C domain-containing protein: protein MGASTDEGRASSEGSSTSRTGAGDEAAREDSEVPVGAPSYVGDGPPTYEAEPTGLPVADPDALDELVADTVLDGARYGSSTLRAASVRGDSARFRGEPRRDALLTARFGTGEDALVLVAMATGARATPGAHRAAADACAWIGRAVGRSHSRLAQDIRAARRGDLKSGLHRLTDRSLGKLRARAAELGLEPDEYTATLRCLLLPADPECRTRVFFGVGGGGLFRLRGGEWQDIEPRTADTAGEPVVGFGSPPAETPDGDRLTMDLGITTPPSPYEPAPAPPRDPFRFRASVARPGDTLLLCSGGLAEPLRGEPELARHLTRRWAEGGPPGLAAFLADTQVRVKGYADDRTAAAVWEA from the coding sequence GTGGGGGCCTCCACGGACGAGGGGCGGGCGTCGAGCGAGGGGAGTTCGACGAGCCGGACCGGAGCGGGCGACGAGGCGGCGCGGGAGGACAGCGAGGTGCCGGTCGGGGCGCCCTCGTACGTGGGGGACGGGCCGCCCACGTACGAGGCGGAGCCGACGGGCCTGCCCGTGGCCGACCCGGACGCCCTGGACGAACTGGTCGCGGACACCGTGCTCGACGGCGCCCGCTACGGATCGAGCACCCTGCGGGCCGCGTCCGTGCGCGGCGACTCGGCCCGGTTCCGGGGCGAGCCGCGCCGGGACGCGCTGCTCACCGCCCGCTTCGGCACCGGCGAGGACGCCCTCGTCCTGGTCGCCATGGCCACCGGCGCCCGCGCGACGCCGGGCGCGCACCGGGCCGCCGCCGACGCCTGCGCCTGGATCGGCCGCGCGGTGGGCCGCAGCCACAGCCGCCTCGCCCAGGACATCCGCGCCGCACGGCGCGGCGACCTCAAGTCGGGCCTGCACCGCCTCACCGACCGCAGCCTCGGCAAGCTCCGCGCCCGCGCCGCCGAACTCGGCCTGGAACCGGACGAGTACACGGCGACGCTGCGCTGCCTGCTGCTGCCCGCCGACCCCGAGTGCCGCACCCGGGTGTTCTTCGGTGTCGGCGGGGGCGGACTGTTCCGGCTGCGCGGCGGCGAGTGGCAGGACATAGAGCCCCGCACGGCGGACACCGCGGGCGAGCCCGTCGTCGGCTTCGGCTCACCGCCCGCCGAGACGCCCGACGGCGACCGGCTCACCATGGACCTGGGCATCACCACACCCCCGAGCCCGTACGAGCCCGCGCCCGCCCCGCCCCGCGACCCGTTCCGCTTCCGGGCCTCCGTCGCCCGCCCGGGTGACACGCTGCTGTTGTGCAGCGGCGGCCTCGCCGAGCCGCTGCGCGGCGAGCCGGAGCTGGCCCGCCACCTCACCCGTCGCTGGGCCGAGGGCGGCCCGCCGGGACTCGCCGCGTTCCTCGCCGACACCCAGGTGCGGGTGAAGGGATACGCGGATGATCGCACCGCTGCCGCCGTTTGGGAGGCGTGA
- a CDS encoding DUF456 domain-containing protein: MGAWELLLVGVVMLLGLCGVLVPGVPGSWLVWAGTAWWALQDPDGLAWGVLVGATLVLLLSQAVRWQLPPRRLRESGATHRMAAYAGGGALLGFCVLPVLGALPGFVGGMYLAERIRLGGRGEAVTAVRTALRAGGWSVFVELFACLLIVGAWAGAEVWGG; the protein is encoded by the coding sequence ATGGGAGCGTGGGAACTCCTGCTGGTCGGCGTGGTGATGCTGCTCGGCCTGTGCGGAGTGCTTGTGCCCGGCGTGCCGGGGTCCTGGCTCGTATGGGCCGGGACCGCGTGGTGGGCGCTGCAGGACCCGGACGGCCTCGCCTGGGGCGTCCTGGTCGGCGCGACGCTGGTGCTCCTGCTGTCCCAGGCCGTGCGCTGGCAGTTGCCGCCGCGCCGGCTGCGGGAGTCGGGGGCGACCCATCGGATGGCCGCGTACGCGGGCGGGGGCGCCCTGCTCGGCTTCTGCGTGCTGCCGGTGCTCGGCGCGCTGCCGGGGTTCGTCGGCGGGATGTACCTGGCGGAGCGGATACGTCTCGGCGGGCGCGGGGAGGCCGTGACGGCGGTGCGCACGGCGCTGCGGGCCGGGGGATGGAGCGTGTTCGTGGAGCTTTTCGCGTGCCTGCTGATCGTGGGGGCGTGGGCGGGGGCGGAGGTGTGGGGCGGCTGA